In Pseudohongiella acticola, the sequence ATTACGGTTGATGTGTATGAAATGGATGACAGCTTTCCGTTCGCGGATGTCCTGGTGCCAACAGACGATGTTATTTTCCTGAAACAGAAATACTTCGATGCTCAGCCACAGGTTGCACTGGACATGCTCAGAAGCAACCCTGAGTTGTTCGAATTCGTCGAAGACGGATCACTGGAAGACAGCAATGTGGAAGACTACGACGCCGAAGAAACCATCTCGGCGGGCTATGTCATGGGTACCTATGAAACCGGTATGCATACCATCATTGCCGGTGTCCGGCTGGAACGTTACGAGTGGTCCAACCTCAACAAGACAGTGAGTTTTCTCAATGAAGTGGGCACGGTTACGCCAGTGCGTAGAGGCGATTCGCATTCATTCCTGTTGCCAGGCATTCATTTCCGGCATGAACTGAGAGATAACCTGATTCTGCGTGAAAGCTACAATCGCAGCTACGGGCGTCCGCGATTGAGTGAACTGTCGCGAGGTCGATGGGTCGATGATGAAGGCAATATCGAAGACGGCAATGCCAATCTGGTGCCGGCGATCGCCGACAACTTCGACGCTCAGCTGGAGTACTACACTGAGCGCGGTGGTCTGTATTCCGTTGGGGTTTTCTACAAGGACATCACTGACTTTAGCTACACGCAGACCTACAACTTTGACGAACTGGACGCGAACGGAATTCCGGTGCCTGCCGAAGGTGGAGACTTTGAATACGAGCGTCCGGTGAATGGCGCCAATGCCACCAACTACGGCCTGGAATTGATCGCCCGACAGGATCTCTATTTCCTGCCCGGTGCACTCGACGGGTTGAGCGTTGCGTTGAGTACAACGCTGACCGAGAGCGATGCCGAGTACCCTAACAGGACAGACGGTCGCGACCTGCCACTGGAGGGTTTTTCCGAGCTACTGTATACCGCCACGTTAAATTACACATGGCGGAACCTTGATGCGCGCGTCGACTATACCTATCGGGATGACTACATTGAGGGCCTGGGCAGCACCATTGAAAGTGATGAGTTTTATGCCGCCGAAGACCGCATTGATGCTGAAGTGCACTACAGCTTCAGTGATCGGATGCGCGGTTTTATTACTGCCACCAATCTCACGGATGAGCCGCAGGTGTCTTACCAGGGTTATCCTGGATTTGTTGAGGACACCAGCTTCTCTGGACGCAAATACACGATTGGCCTGCGTTACGATTTTTGATACGCACAGGCAAAAAACGTTAAAAAAGGGGGGTTGCTTTGCAACACCCCTTTTTTATGCGCGCAGTATGGCCAGGCGCAATGCCACCTGCAGCGGTCGCCGTCATGGTTTATACTGACGGAAAAAAGCATAAACGGGAGAAAACATTGGAGATCATTCCACAATCGATATTCCCCAGCGTTGTCTGGAGCACCCTGTTCGACGACCGCGAAAGCTTGAACATCAAGCTACTTGAACAGGCCAGAGCAATGCAGGCAAGCAACCCGGCAGGCGTAGCGAACACCAATGTGAAGGGCTGGCAAAGCCCCGGTATTCTCCAGACCCTGACTGAATTCGAAGTCATTAACCGCAGAATTCTGCAGGTCTGTCAAAGCATCGGAGACTCGCAGAACTTTTCCCGAGATGTAATCTATCAGCATCAAGCCTGGATCAACATCAGTCCGCCGGGCGCATCCAACAAGATTCACTATCATGCCAACTGTCATTTTAGCGGCGTTTATTACATCAGCCTCAAGGCACCTGAGTGTGGCAGTATTTTCTTCCGGGATCCCCGGGTCGCCTCCAGAATGTTGAGCTACCCGGCTGATAAACCAACCCAGTTCACCACCGACGAAATGTCCATGCGGCCCGAGGAAGGAAGGATGTATGTGTTTCCAGGCTGGCTGGAACATGGTGTCGAAGTCAACCAGAGTGACCAGGACCGGGTAAGTATCAGTTTCAATGTACTGGCCGCTCGCGGACCGGCACGGTAGTCGCTGGCACTTTCGCTGCGCTCTATGACCAAAAACTGCGGCTCTCAGGCACGCTGCGAGCGTTTGGGGCCAGTCGCAGTGTCAGATCCTCTATAACAACCAGCTCCTCCGGGTTGAGGCCAGCGCGGGCGTGCCGCCCGCAATTGAAATCGCACGTGCGTAAAAACGACGTTACGGGTCTTTCCATTTCTTCACTCTCCGCGCTATGGCCAAGATGCGCCGTATTTTCCGGAAACATCGCCTGATTTTTAACACAAAAGTCATGGCGGCAAGACATTATAGCGATCGGTCGTTCACCGCAGACGCGCGTCTTTACAGGCATCTGGGTGTGAAAGAAGTTTAAATGTGGCCTTGCGGTTTGAATGAAAGTTCTGTAGTTTTGAAGTTGTGACAATTTGCAACATATTTGACGGGGCGGTACAACAGTCCTTCAGGACGGCCTGCTCTTTCGTCATCAATCAATCCGAGTTGGCCAGAGAGTTAACCCTAACTCATTGTTTTGTCACAGATAAGAAAGTTCATAAAGGTAAAAAATAAAAAAACGGAGAGACTTATGAATCCAAAAACCCCGAATGACGCTCGACAACGAAGAATACCGCACAAACGCAGACTGCTTTGTGCAGCGATTTCACTGTCCCTGACCCCACTGGCGACGCCTTCATTCGCCCAGGAGCAGGAAATCGAAGAGGTCGTGGTTACCGGCTCCTTTATCCGCCGAAGCGAGGGTTTCAGCCAGGCATCTTCAGTAACTCAGGTATCCGCCGAAGACCTGATCGACACCGGGACACTGAACATGGGTGAGGTGATTCAAAACCTCAGCTTTGTTAATGGTTCGGCTTCCGCAACGACCAATACCATTCAGGGCACAAGCTCCCTCAGCAACTCCGTTGACCTGCGAGGCCTGGGTGCAAGCTCGACGCTAACGCTGCTCGACGGCAAGCGCGTGGTTGATGAAAACCTGAACAACATGATCCCCACCATCGCCATCCAGCGTCTGGACATCGTCGCTGACGGTGCCGCGGCACTTTACGGTAACGAAGCCGTGGCCGGCGTTGTCAACTTTATACCGTACAAGTCCTATGACGGATTCAAGCTCGACACATTCACCGAGCGGGATTCACGTGGCGATTACGAAGAACATTCGGTTCAGGCACTGTGGGGCGAACAGATCGGTCCTCTCGATGTTGTTCTGGCCGGCCAGTTCCGTACCAACAGCCGTCTTGCCTGGGACGAGCGCAACAAGCTGACCAATTCCGGTCTCGTGCTTTCGGGCAACGCACCGGGTAACTGGTATGTTCCCGACCGTGACGCCAGCGGCCAGTATACCGGCGACCGCTCTTCTGCCATCGACCCGAACTGTGGATCGCGCACAGAGCGCACGGATTACGTGGAAGGTGCTAACAACAACCCATTCGGGGCTGCACTGGGTGCCAACTGTTACTTCGACTTCGGTGATACCCGAAGCTTCCGTGAACCACAGGACATCACGCAGTATTTCAGTAACGTAACCTGGGACGTCGCCGACGACCTGACGCTGTCCCTGCAGGGTTATCGCACCAAGTACCACTCGATGACCTATACGTCGACGTCCAATCCCGGTGACTCCCGCGTCCCCGAACTTCCGACTGTACGCGGCGAAATGCCAGGCAACCCTTTCCGCGCTGTCAATGCCAGCAACCAGCCGTTGTTCGGCTTTGATGCCAATGGTGACGGTGTGCCGGATCGCGGTACCGTGGACGTTAATAACGACGGTCGCATGGACGCCCTCGTGGCAGGCACGACTGGGGGCCCCGGACTGATTCCACTGTATGAAGATGTCCAGGCGCGTAGCTTGCGTCCAATCAACAAAACCCATACTCCATCGGACGGCCACACTACCGATATGGATAACCTGGGTAGTTACACCGACCGTGTCAGCCGTTATTCATTCCAGGCTGACTTCGCTGTGCCGTTTATCGAAGGCTGGGAAGGTATGGCCGCATACACCTACGGCGAGGCCAACCTGAAGTTCATGTCGAACCAGAACTACGACATTGAAGCCATGAAACAAGGCCTGAACTGTGACGTGGTCAACGACCGAGAAGCCTGCTACAACCCATTCTTTGTAGTGGACCAGTCAACCAACAACACGGTCCACGTGATGAACGCGGTTGCAGGTCGAAGTTATGAGTATACCCGTGACACGCTGGCTACGGTCGACATCGTGCTTAACGGTGAACTCCCCATTCCCGGCGGTTTTGAACTGCCTGGTGGCGTAATCGGCGCCGCCGTTGGTTACCAGAACCGCGCCAGCAGCTATCGCAACACGCCTTCTCTCCAGGAGATCCGTGGCGATACCTTTATTGGTACTGCGTCCACTGAAGCGGTGACCAGCGGTAGCCGTGATGTGGATGCGTACTTTTTGGAGTTGGCGATCCCGCTACTGCCCTCCCTCGAGATTGAGGCCGCAGTGCGCCGTGAGGAATTCAGCACCGGCCAGGAATCCACCGATCCGAAAATTGGTGCGACGTGGCAAGCCACCGACTGGCTGACTCTGCGTGCCACCCGTGGCGAAGCGTTTATCGCGCCATCCCTGGAGCAATTGCTGAATCCAGTGACATGTGGTCTGGATGAAATCACCGACCCGTTTGGTCCTCACTCGGGCTTTACGGTTGCCTGTGGCGGCGGTAATCCGACGCTGGAAAACGAATCGGCAGAATCGAAGCAGTTGGGCATCGATCTGGAATTTGATAACTTCGATTTCCATGTCACCTGGAATGAAACCGATTTCGCGAATCGTATTGTTGGCACCAGCGGCCAGCAAATCGTCAACGCCGACTTCCAGGATTTCAAGGCCGCGACTGGTTTTGCTGGCGACGGTACGGTTGGCAACAGACCTTCGGCTGCACAGCTGACAAGCTGGGTTAACAGCGGCGCTTCCGATCCGTCCATCATTCGCGATCCGAACAACATCCAGTCGATTCTGCGTGTAGACAACACTGGTAGTGTTAACGCGGAACGCGTGAAGGTGACAGCCTACGACATCGTGGCGAACTACCGCTTCGGTTTTAATGACTGGGGTGATTTCCGCATTGGTTTGCAGGCAACCTACCTGGATGAGTTCCTGTTCCAGGCCAATGCTGACGAGGATATCGTCGATGGCGTTGGCATGCAGAACGACGCCACCGGTGCCGCACCGGCGCTGCCGGAATGGAAAGCCAATCTGACGTTGGGATGGTCGAGGGGCAGCCACTCCGTGGTATCAATCGTGCACTATGTTGATGATATGATCTATGACGGCCCGACATTCAGCCACATAGACTTTTTCAGTGGCACTTACCGTCCGGCTAATATCGTCGACACAGGCATCAAGGCCTGGACCGACATGGATATCGCCTACACTTACCGTGGCCTAGAGCTGTTTGATGGCGAAATGGCGTTGAGTATCGGTTCGCGCAACGTGTTTGACCGTGAAGCGCAGCGTACGCCGCAACTGGCGGGTGTACTGGGTGAGTTGCAGGACCCGATGGGTCGTTCAATCTACGCACGTCTGGTCTACGACTTCTAAGTTCGTCGCTGATCGATAAAAAAGGGGCTCTTCGGAGCCCTTTTTTTTATGCCAGGTCTGGTATCCAGATATAGACACGTCATGGCTGGAGTTGTCACAGATCTGCGCACACCCGGTGTTGCCGACTGTGCGAACCGACTTTAGGCGGTTGCTGCCGGACCGTCGGCGTACTCAAGGCCGAGTTCAAGACGACGGGAATCGACCCAGTCGAGAAACTCCTGATTCACCTCTTTGGAAGTCTTTCCGGTCACATTGATAGGCTGGCCTATAATCAGTTTGATGGTGCCGGGGTTCTTGCGGGTAGTCCCCGCAGGCCAATGGCTGCCGGCATTGTGCAACACAGGGATAATCGGCGTTTCCGTGGCGACAGCCAGCTGCGCGCCGCCGCGGGAGAATTTGCCGAGTTTGCCAGGCGCTGCCCGGGTGCCTTCGGGGAACACCAGAATGGAGACACCTTCGTTGATGCGTTCGCGACCCTGTATCAACAGCGATTTGCCCGCCTCGCGGGGTTTGCTGCGATCAATGGCAATCGGGCGTTGCAGCCGCAGTGCCCATCCCCAGAACGGAATATCCAGTAACTCCTTTTTCAGAATCGGGCAGGCGGGACTGAACAACTGATACAGAAAGATGGTTTCCCAGGTGCTCTGATGATTGCTGAACACCACCACGGGTTGATCCGTCAGATTGTTAGCACCCTCGATTTCGTAGCGCACGTTGCTGGTGATACGTAACCAGCCGATCACCAGCCGGCACCATAGTGCATAAAGATAATACCGGCGCCGCGGCGTCAGTATCCAGAATACCAGCACGATCGAAACCGAAATAATAAAGGTCAGGCCGGCGTAACCGAGGAAAAAAAGTATAGCGCGAATTTTGGCAATCATGATTGGTCAACACCCAATTGGCTGTCACTGAAAGCTGCCAGATCCGGGTATATCCGGATGTTGGCGAGATCGGCAGGCAGGCCGGCGTCCAGCGTGGCCTGCCCTTTTCCGGAAAGCACCAGTACCGGTTCACACCCGGCACTTTGTGCCGCTTGCAGGTCCCGCAGGCTGTCTCCCAGAAAAGGTGCGTTACTTACCGTGACGGTAAGCTGTTGCACAATTTCTTCAACAAGGCCTGGCAACGGTTTTCGGCAACGGCAGCCATCGTCGGGGCCATGCGGGCAATAAAAGAAACCGGTAATGATGCCGCCGGCTGCTTCAACCTGATCATTGATGCTTTGATGTATACGGGCCAGTACAAATTCGTCGAACAGTCCGCGCGCGATGCCAGACTGATTGGTCGCCACTACGACCTGGTAGCCGGCTTTGCTGAGCCGCGCAATCGCATCGATGCTACCCGGCACCGGGATGCATTCGTCGACTGATTTGATGAAGGCATCCGAGTCTTCGTTGATGACGCCATCGCGATCCAGAATAACCAGCTTTGTCATGCTGTTTACGTCGTGTGTAAGCAGGAAATGTCAGCGACGTGCAGGAACAGTGTGCGCAGTTCCCGCAGCAACGCCAGGCGATTGTTCCGCACTGCTTCGTCATCTGCCATCACCAGTACATCGTCGAAAAACGCATCCACCGTTGCGCGCATCCCGGCCAGTGCTTCCAGTCCCTGATTGTAGTCTCGCTGTTTGAACATCGGCGCAACTGTCTGCGCCATCACAGCCAGGCGTTCAGCCAATGCAATTTCCGCGGGTTCGCTGAGAAGAGACCTGTCTACCGAGACTGCCGCAGCGTCCGGTTGTTTTTGCAAAATATTGGAAACACGTTTGTTGGCTGCGGCCAAAGCGGCGCTTTCCGGCAGTGTACTGAATTGCTGAACCGCTGAGACCCGCAAGGCAAAATCCAGCGGTTTGGCGGGTTTTAATTCCATAACCGACTGGAACACGGCGGGCGAGACGCCGTCACCGGTATACCAGGCACGGAAGCGCTCGAGCATAAATTCAAACACCTGAGTGGCAGTGTCGTCCGGTACGCTCAGGCCCTGTTCGGTGTATGCCGTCAGCGCCTGAATGATGGCGTTGTGCAGATCCAGATCCAGTGATTTTTCCACCAGAATGCGCAACACACCCAGCGCTGCACGTCGCAGTGCAAACGGATCTTTGGAGCCGGTAGGTGGCTGCCCGATGGCAAACAGACCACAAATGGTATCCAGTTTCTCAGCGACAGCGAGAACGGCTCCGGTTTCACTTGCTGGCACGGCGTCGCCGGAAAAACGTGGCTGGTACTGTTCATTGATGGCATTGGCCACCTCGCCTGACTCATTGTCATAGCGCGCGTAATACTGCCCCATGATGCCCTGCAGTTCCGGGAATTCGGCGACCATGTGGCTGACCAGATCACACTTGCCCAGCAAGGCTGCACGTTCGCAATGCGCCGGATCGATCGACAGCGCAGTGGCAATGTTGGCGGCCAGTGCCGCGACCCGTCGCGACTTCTGTTCTACGGTGCCCAACTGTTGCTGAAACACAATCGTACTCAACTGCTGCAGGCGCGACGCCAGTGTCTGCTTGCGATCGCTTTCAAAAAAGAAAGCGGCATCAGCCAGTCTGGGGCGAATAACGCGTTCATTACCGGCAATGACCTGCGCCGGATCCCTGCTCTCCAGATTGGCGACAGCAACAAAGTTCGGCAGCATGTTGCCGTCCTTGTCCAGCACGTAGAAGGTTTTCTGGTGATTCTTCATTGATGAAATCAATGCTTCGGGTGGCACTGACAGAAAGTGATCATCAAAGCGCCCGGTCAATGCAACCGGCCATTCCACCATGCTGGTAACTTCTTCCAGCAGATCTTCGTCGATGCGAACTTCGGCATTAAGCGCGGTACCCTGTGCCTGAACCTGTTCGCGGACTTTGTTTTTTCGGGCTTCGTAGTCGGCGATCACATAACCCGGCTTCAATAGTTTCGACTCGTATTCAGCCGGTGATGCCAGTGAAATATCAGTGCCGCAATGGAAGCGATGGCCATGGGTAATCCGGCCACTTTTTATACCGAACAATTCTGTATCAATAACATCGTCACCGAACAGCATCACCAACCAGTAAACCGGACGAACGAATTCATCGCGTGTGCTGCCCCAGCGCATCTTTCGCGGGATTGGCAGTTTCGCCAGTGACGTGGCCACGATACCAGGCAACAATGCCGTTGTTTCTTCGCCGGCTTTGTCGGCCCGGAACACCAGCTTTTCAACACCGTCTTTTTCAACGGTTTCCAGTGCGCTGATATCAACACCGCATGAACGCGCGAAACCAGACGCGGCCGGTGTGGCATTGCCGTCTTTATCGTAGGCCGCCTTGACGGCTGGCCCGAGACGTTCCACTTTGGTGTCAGCCTGTTTGACGGAAAGACGTTCGACCCTGGCGGCCAGTCGACGCGGACTGGTGAATGCCTTGATGGCGCTATAATTCAGGCCGGCACTGTCCAGCCCGGCCTGCAAACCGGCAATAAAGGCGTCGGATAATCCGCGCAGGGCTTTGGGCGGGAGTTCCGCACAACCAATTTCTACTAAAAAATCTTTTTCTGTATGGCTCATGGTGTCAGTTGGCAACGCTGTCGGTAAATTGAATGAGGGGTGACTCAGCCTTTCAAAGCTGCTTCGCGCAATGCCGCCGGTGCCAGCGGAAAACCGAGTTTACGTCGGCTTTCGTAGTAGGCTTCGGCAACCTGGCGTGACAATGTGCGCACACGCAAAATGAAACGCTGGCGCTCGGTTACCGAGATGGCCTGACGGGCATCCAGCAAATTGAAATAATGCGACGCCTTCAGCACCTGTTCGTACGCGGGCAGGGCCAGACCTTTTTCAATCAGAGTTGAGCACTGAGACTCACATTCGTCAAAACTGCTGAACAGCGCATCAACATTGGCATGTTCAAAATTGTAGGCGGACATTTCCACTTCGTTCTGATGGAACACATCGCCGTAGGTCACGACGCCATCAGGGCCGTCCGTCCATACCAGGTCGTACAGACTGTCGACACCCTGCAGATACATGGCAATGCGCTCAAGGCCGTAGGTGATTTCGCCACTGACCGGGAAACACTCGATACCGCCGACCTGCTGAAAATAGGTGAACTGAGTCACTTCCATGCCATTCAGCCAGACTTCCCAACCCAGGCCCCAGGCGCCCAGCGTGGGAGATTCCCAGTTGTCTTCAACGAAGCGGATATCGTGCACGGTCGGGTCAATACCCAGATGCTTCAGCGACGCGATGTACAGATCCTGGATATCCGGCGGGGATGGCTTAAGAATAACCTGAAACTGATAATAGTGCTGCAGACGGTTCGGGTTTTCGCCGTAACGGCCATCGGTAGGTCGGCGGCTGGGCTGCACATAGGCCGTGCGCCAGCTTTCCGGTCCAATCGAGCGCAAAAAAGTCGCCGGGTGGAAAGTGCCGGCGCCAACTTCCAGATCCAGTGGCTGTAATACTACACAGCCCTGTCTGGCCCAGAACTCCTGAAGCGCCAGGATCAGGCCCTGAAAAGTTTTTACATCGGCGATAGCCGGACTCTGCGCGGACAAAACACACCCCAAATTCAATCGGTTGAAAAGCCGCAATTATGCGGGATTAGGCAGTTAATATCTACTGCGCTAAAATGGCAGCCTTCATTCAAACTACCCGTTCGCGAGGCATTGCCCATCGATACCGTCAAATCAATCGTGGTGAAAACTCTGTTGCGAGTGCTGTCATGGATTCCGCTGCCACTGCTGCACAGACTGGCCGCCATGATCGGTGCGTTGGTGTATGCGTTGCCGACCGAAACGCGTCGGGTAACGCTGATCAATCTGCAACGTGCCATGCCCGAGCTCAGCGACAACGAACGGCGCCGACTGGCACGACGCAGTGTGCAGGAAACCATCAAGGCCGGATTCGAGCTGGGTCATATGTGGTATGGCAGTGTCGACAGCGTGATGAGCCTGATCAAGGGCATTCAGGGCAAGGAGCACATAGACCAGGCCCTGGCGAGCGGGCGCAGTATCATCTATTGTTCGCCACATTTGGGTAGTTGGGAGCTGATGGGCCTGTATGTGTCGACACTGGCACCGCTGACGACGCTGTACAAACCGCCCAAAATTCCCGGGCTTAACGACCTGATTGCCGGTTCCCGCGCCCGCGCTGGCGCTGAACTGGTGGCAACGGATCGCGCCGGTGTGGTGAAGCTGACCCGGGCACTGCAACAAGGTGCGTCGACAGGCATTCTGCCGGATCAGCAGCCTCGTGAAGGCGGCGTGTTTGCCCCCTTCTTTGGTCACCAGGCCTATACCATGGCACTGGTGTCTAAACTGGCTGCGCGCACCAATGCCGTGGTGTTGTTTACCTTCGCCAAGCGCCTGCCCGCCGGCGCAGGCTTTGAACTGATCTGCATGCCAGCTGACCCGGATATTGCCAATAACGACACCGTGCTGGCGGCGAGCGCGCTCAACCGGTCAGTGGAAGCCTGTGTCAGGCTGGCGCCTGAACAATACCAATGGGAATACAAACGGTTCCGTAAACGTCCGGCTGATGAATCCGAGCGTTTCTACTGAGACCGGCAATTAAAGCCGTTTAAACAATAGTATTAACGACGCCAGAACATGGGCATGAACAACACCAGCAGCGTGAAGATCTCGAGTCGGCCCAGCAACATGGCCAGGCACAACACCCATTTGGCGGTGTTGCCGATATCGGCATAGTTGCTGGCAACGCCTTCCAGCCCCGGCCCCAGATTGTTAAGACTGGCGCCAACCGCGCTGAAGGCGGTAACCACTTCCAGGTCCAGCGCCAGCAGCACAATCAACAACACCAGATAAACCAGTACGTAGACAGCAAAAAAGCCCCAGACTGATTCGATGACACGGTCCGGCACCATGGTGCGGCCCAGTTTGACGGTGATGACGGCATTGGGGTGGATCAGGCGTTTAACTTCACGAAACCCCTGTTTGAAGATCAACAGAATACGGATGACCTTCATACCACCGCCCGTGGATCCGGCACAGGCGCCGATAATCGAGGCATAAATCAGCAGATAGGGCAGTGCCAGCGGCCAGGAATTAAAATCGGCCGTGGTGAAACCAGTGGTGGTGGCAATCGACACGGTCTGAAAGATGCCGTGCACAAACGCATTCTGCGCGTTGTAGGTTTCGGTCAGATACAGCACCAGCACCGTGAATACGGCGATGGCCAGCAAGATAGACGCATAAAACCGGGTTTCGGGGTCACGCAGGTACTGGCTAACGCTGCGGCGCTGCCAGGCGGTGAAATGCAGGGCAAAGTTGACCCCGGCGAGGAACATAAAAAACACGGCGATCATATTGATAATGTCGCTGTTAAAGTAACCCATGCTGGCGTCATGCGTTGAAAATCCGCCGATAGCGACGGTGGAAAAACTGTGGCATATAGCGTCAAACAGGGTCATGCCGGCGGCCCAGTATGCCAGCGCACACACAGCAGTCAGGCCCATATAAATGTACCAGAGTGCTTTTGCGGTTTCGGCCAGCCGTGGCACCAGGTTGTCGTTTTTCACCGGCCCCGGGCTTTCCGCCCGATACAATTGCATACCCCCGATGCCCAGCATGGGCAGCACCGCGACTGCCAGCGCCACAATACCCATGCCGCCCAGCCATTGCAGTTGTTGACGGTAAAACAGGATGGATTTGGGCAGGAAGTCGAGCCCGGTAATGACGGTGGCACCGGTGGTGGTCAGGCCGGAAAACGATTCAAACACCGCATCGGTCACAGACAATGGTGTATTTGTCGAGAACAGGAAGGGTAATGCGCCGAATATGCTGAGTACGGTCCAGAACAGTGTCACCACCAGGAAGCCATCCCGGGTCCGCATTTCCTGTCGGGAACGCCAGGTGAACACCCATAGACCAAAGCCCACGCCAAAGGTAATCATCAGCGAGGTCAGGAACGAGGACACTTCGCCATCGCCATAGATAAACGACACCAGAATGGAAGGCAGGTTGGCCAGCATGCTGAACAGCATCAACAATACGCCGACGATTTTCGCAACAATGGATATATGCATGGAAGCCAGGAGCCTTTCGATATCAGAAGAAGCTGAAGCCGACAGCAAACAGCCGCTCGACTTCCGGGATACGTTTTTTGTCGGTCAGAAACAGAATCACGTGATCGCCGGACTCAATAACGATGTCATCATGCGCGATCAATACCTCCTCTGCCCGCACGATTGCGCCAATGGTAGTGCCCGCTGGCAGATCGATATCCTCGATGGCACGACCCACCACTTTTGACGAATGGCTGTCGCCGTGTGCGATTGCCTCCAGAGCTTCTGCGGCTCCGCGACGAAGTGAATGCACATTAACAATGTCGCCTTTGCGGACATGCGTGAGCAGACTGCCGATGGATGCCTGTTGAGGCGATATCGCAATATCGATCTCACCGCCCTGTACCAGATCAACATAGGCCGGGTTGTTAATCAGGCACATCACCTTGCGTGCGCCCAGCCGTTTGGCCAGCATCGAGGACATGATGTTGGCCTCATCGTCATTGGTCAGGGCCAGGAATACGTCGGTGTCTTCAATGCCCTCTTCCAGCAACAACTGTTTGTCCGAGGATTCGCCATTCAGCACGATGGCCTTGTTGAGGTATTCCGCCAGGTATTCGCAGCGCGCTGAATTACGTTCGATGACCTTGATCTGATATC encodes:
- a CDS encoding TonB-dependent receptor plug domain-containing protein; translated protein: MNPKTPNDARQRRIPHKRRLLCAAISLSLTPLATPSFAQEQEIEEVVVTGSFIRRSEGFSQASSVTQVSAEDLIDTGTLNMGEVIQNLSFVNGSASATTNTIQGTSSLSNSVDLRGLGASSTLTLLDGKRVVDENLNNMIPTIAIQRLDIVADGAAALYGNEAVAGVVNFIPYKSYDGFKLDTFTERDSRGDYEEHSVQALWGEQIGPLDVVLAGQFRTNSRLAWDERNKLTNSGLVLSGNAPGNWYVPDRDASGQYTGDRSSAIDPNCGSRTERTDYVEGANNNPFGAALGANCYFDFGDTRSFREPQDITQYFSNVTWDVADDLTLSLQGYRTKYHSMTYTSTSNPGDSRVPELPTVRGEMPGNPFRAVNASNQPLFGFDANGDGVPDRGTVDVNNDGRMDALVAGTTGGPGLIPLYEDVQARSLRPINKTHTPSDGHTTDMDNLGSYTDRVSRYSFQADFAVPFIEGWEGMAAYTYGEANLKFMSNQNYDIEAMKQGLNCDVVNDREACYNPFFVVDQSTNNTVHVMNAVAGRSYEYTRDTLATVDIVLNGELPIPGGFELPGGVIGAAVGYQNRASSYRNTPSLQEIRGDTFIGTASTEAVTSGSRDVDAYFLELAIPLLPSLEIEAAVRREEFSTGQESTDPKIGATWQATDWLTLRATRGEAFIAPSLEQLLNPVTCGLDEITDPFGPHSGFTVACGGGNPTLENESAESKQLGIDLEFDNFDFHVTWNETDFANRIVGTSGQQIVNADFQDFKAATGFAGDGTVGNRPSAAQLTSWVNSGASDPSIIRDPNNIQSILRVDNTGSVNAERVKVTAYDIVANYRFGFNDWGDFRIGLQATYLDEFLFQANADEDIVDGVGMQNDATGAAPALPEWKANLTLGWSRGSHSVVSIVHYVDDMIYDGPTFSHIDFFSGTYRPANIVDTGIKAWTDMDIAYTYRGLELFDGEMALSIGSRNVFDREAQRTPQLAGVLGELQDPMGRSIYARLVYDF
- a CDS encoding lysophospholipid acyltransferase family protein, with the translated sequence MIAKIRAILFFLGYAGLTFIISVSIVLVFWILTPRRRYYLYALWCRLVIGWLRITSNVRYEIEGANNLTDQPVVVFSNHQSTWETIFLYQLFSPACPILKKELLDIPFWGWALRLQRPIAIDRSKPREAGKSLLIQGRERINEGVSILVFPEGTRAAPGKLGKFSRGGAQLAVATETPIIPVLHNAGSHWPAGTTRKNPGTIKLIIGQPINVTGKTSKEVNQEFLDWVDSRRLELGLEYADGPAATA
- a CDS encoding TIGR02466 family protein, yielding MEIIPQSIFPSVVWSTLFDDRESLNIKLLEQARAMQASNPAGVANTNVKGWQSPGILQTLTEFEVINRRILQVCQSIGDSQNFSRDVIYQHQAWINISPPGASNKIHYHANCHFSGVYYISLKAPECGSIFFRDPRVASRMLSYPADKPTQFTTDEMSMRPEEGRMYVFPGWLEHGVEVNQSDQDRVSISFNVLAARGPAR
- the glyS gene encoding glycine--tRNA ligase subunit beta — its product is MSHTEKDFLVEIGCAELPPKALRGLSDAFIAGLQAGLDSAGLNYSAIKAFTSPRRLAARVERLSVKQADTKVERLGPAVKAAYDKDGNATPAASGFARSCGVDISALETVEKDGVEKLVFRADKAGEETTALLPGIVATSLAKLPIPRKMRWGSTRDEFVRPVYWLVMLFGDDVIDTELFGIKSGRITHGHRFHCGTDISLASPAEYESKLLKPGYVIADYEARKNKVREQVQAQGTALNAEVRIDEDLLEEVTSMVEWPVALTGRFDDHFLSVPPEALISSMKNHQKTFYVLDKDGNMLPNFVAVANLESRDPAQVIAGNERVIRPRLADAAFFFESDRKQTLASRLQQLSTIVFQQQLGTVEQKSRRVAALAANIATALSIDPAHCERAALLGKCDLVSHMVAEFPELQGIMGQYYARYDNESGEVANAINEQYQPRFSGDAVPASETGAVLAVAEKLDTICGLFAIGQPPTGSKDPFALRRAALGVLRILVEKSLDLDLHNAIIQALTAYTEQGLSVPDDTATQVFEFMLERFRAWYTGDGVSPAVFQSVMELKPAKPLDFALRVSAVQQFSTLPESAALAAANKRVSNILQKQPDAAAVSVDRSLLSEPAEIALAERLAVMAQTVAPMFKQRDYNQGLEALAGMRATVDAFFDDVLVMADDEAVRNNRLALLRELRTLFLHVADISCLHTT
- the gmhB gene encoding D-glycero-beta-D-manno-heptose 1,7-bisphosphate 7-phosphatase codes for the protein MTKLVILDRDGVINEDSDAFIKSVDECIPVPGSIDAIARLSKAGYQVVVATNQSGIARGLFDEFVLARIHQSINDQVEAAGGIITGFFYCPHGPDDGCRCRKPLPGLVEEIVQQLTVTVSNAPFLGDSLRDLQAAQSAGCEPVLVLSGKGQATLDAGLPADLANIRIYPDLAAFSDSQLGVDQS